Genomic window (Rosa chinensis cultivar Old Blush chromosome 6, RchiOBHm-V2, whole genome shotgun sequence):
GGACTATTAATTAATAGTGACAACAGTGGTGTCTATTGCTTTCACACACTAATTATTGGTGTTTATAGATCCAATATACACCAATAAAAATGGTGTTTATAGGCTATTTTTGTGGTAGTGATACCTGAAGCTTATTGGTGCTGTTAGTCTGTTACCCATATTTGTTCGTGGATTTGGGAAAATGAAGATGGTAATGAACAACCTCTGTTTTGAAATGGCATGAAAATTAAGGCGGTTGCcataatttataattttattttaggtCCTATTTCATGAAACGATTTAAGGAATTAAGGGTGATCATTAGCATTTGTGTTCTTAATTTGTTCTCTACTGCAACTGCATCTGAAGAAAATCCCAGTTCGTAAGTTCTTCGTTAATtcggatttttttgtttttcgtcTTCAAGGAGTTAACGACAGCGTTAGGAaagttgagaagaaaaagaccCAATGATATGAGCTGATGTGGCTATGTTTTAGACATTAGATCAATTGGAAGCTCCAGATTTTAGTAAATTTACATAACTGCACACCCTCTGCACTGCAGAGGAGCTGGATCCATTTCACAAGGGAGGCATTTGTTCTTGACGATATAGTCCACTGTATAGTTGAAGCCAAACTTGCTAACAGCCTTGATAGCATCTCTAAATCCTTGGCCATAAATTTTGTCTTGATTAAGTTCCATACAATGCGCCGTATAATCTTTCAAGTCTTTTGTATATTGAACTTGTACACTGGTTTTGTAAAAGGAGTCAACACCACTAGTACAAAACCACTCCATCCACATGTATCCCATTAAACTGCAAATGCCTTCTTCAACACTTCTTTCCAATTTCCCTCTACAACCTATCCaccaaataataataaatatgtaaaaatcaaaagaaactGGATAATATCTAGCTTATATATTAAACCAACAGAGATTAAGATATATGGTTACATTTTTTAAAGTCCAGAGTTGCCATTTATCTAATATGAATACAGCTTCATATTTCGAGGACATAATaataaatcaacaaaaataGTTCTCATGCTGataataactatatatatatatatatatatttgttgttatgaaatattttcggcaaagaaaaaaaaaatctttgaaataaaattttaaaagcaAATTGGCGTGTGCTAAGTGGCTAGTATCATATATGCAAGtaatatttctgatttttaggTCTCTTTTTTCTTTGGCCCAGATTATGTACTTGTTTTATTGATTCACTGATAGTATAGCTGCATATGCAATACACAAgtttattatgttttttcctGAGAAAACTTAACAAAGCTTAATCAAGATTCAGACCTTGAAGGTAAAACCATGCATGCATCATCTCATGTGCCATTGTTTCACCCATGCGGACTCTGCAATTAGTTGACAAAACTTACATATCAGATACATAAAATTGCAAATATATGTACGAATCtactataaaaaataaaacatagttAATATACCCCGGTGAACCGAAcaaaattatcaatgccttTACTGAACTTTTTCGTCGCAGGGTCAATAAGTTGCAACGTCGGGTTAACCTCTCTGTGTGTTTCTCCACCTTAATAATTCCTTCACGCGTTGAACATTTGTTAATCTGCTTACAAATTAACCAAAGTGAGCAAGGTTTTAATTATAGCATAGACAGATTTTCTGTTTCTTGTAATCGATAAATTGAATTTATGCATAAATGGATGAATACGTACCGTTGTGCAAGCACGCAAACTGCTGTCCTTGTTCCATATGGTACCAATCGTCTCTCTGCCTGCACAGGCCGCACTCTCATAATAAATCAAGGTCGTAGCAAAACACAACTAAGatttaacataaaaaaaaaaagtagtaatTAATTTATGTTTAGCTACTAaacatatacaacaaatataattTATTCATTACGGGTGTATATATGCACTAAACTTGCATGATGGGAGCCGAATTAAAAATGAGTGAGGAAAGATGGAAATATGGTAGACATGATACATGAATCACTCCTAGTAAGATCACTTCTAGAGTCAAGATATATATCTTTTTGATAGAGAACttcgtttttttattttatttttttatagtttttatttattttaccgTAAGGATCTACCGTAGGTTGttgggaacaaaaaaaaattgcacttATGGTATGAAAAGTTGATTCATGATCaataaattttcaattctaCTCTCTTCTAAAGAATTAATTAAacttattttctcttcttctaaaGTTGTAAACACAAGattggaaggaaaaaaaaatagaagtgaGTCAAGTGACTGTCGATCATTCTTCTCGCTCTTATTCCTTATACTAAACGAATCATATATAATAATATACCTGGTATGAATTTGAGCATCATATCCTTGTCGACCAACAAAAAAGGAATGGTTTCATCCACCACGAGGTTTAAACTTCTGTAAAATTCACGCACATTTTGAATAAGGGGCATGCATTCCTCTGGATCCAAGGTAGCAATGCTAGAACAATATGAGCAAAGTTTTCTGCCATTATCATCAAGGTCCAAATATTCTGGGTCCTGAGCTTTCTGCATGAATTGAAACAAACGAAAATAAGTCCCCAACTTAAGTTACATTATCAAACTATGACTGGTAGACTTAATTGAAATTAGATGTCTTCCCACACACCTTAAATCTATGACAGGTATAACACCTGAGAGTCCCATCATAGGCATGTTCACGACACACAGATTCCTCCCACTATGTATAGTAGCTCAATTTATTCTGTAGAAACAGAAAACGCAATTCTTTTCAACTATAATAGAGATTATGTGAAAAAGAAACCACATAATCAATAAGATGAAAATATACTTACAGAATATACATTGCAGACTCCGCACTGAGTAGCCATGACTATGGATAGATAGCAATTTCTGTGAATATTGAATATATGGGATGCGCGGTTGTCCACTTTATAGTAGTACTTAGATTTGTGTCGAGATTGAAAACTGATAATATATATGTTTACCTTTTTGAAATGGAAAAGGAACAAAGATGTTGAGTTTTAATCTGATTCTTTTTtgtgaatttttcttttattatatcaACAACTGAGAAATATAACAACTAATTTTttatgagtcgaactcacaacctcacACTTATAAATGGAGAGATTAATGTCGACACTAGACTAAATTGTACTGCGCATGAAAAATTATCTTTTTTGTGTTTTCCATGAAATCATAATTCACAAATAACATTGACATATATGGTATTTTCTTGATCAAAACTAAAATTTCTTCAATTATGATACATAACTAGGGCTAATAATTAATTTTGATTAACGAAGATCTTGCTTCTCTACCTAGGAATTTAAGACTAGGAGAGGCTTTAACTAGCAAGCCTGCTATCCTATCCTACCTACTagtcttgattgattttgtttctcTGCGAGTAAGCAATCGTCTTAACCTCCCAATTGATTATTAAATGAAAGAACATATATACCTTTACATGCATGCCAAAAACTAAACTACGAGGTTTACAATATATACTGAGCGTACAAGGACTCTCCTAATCTCGACCTCATCAAGCTCCTCCTCCTCGGGTTGGGAAGCCCAGTCTACTTCTCCGATTTCCAGACAAACCCTAGCCTTCAATACTAGTTTCATGACTATTATGTGAATAGACTTCAGTGTCAAAACCACTGAGCTCGAGATGGCAAGAGGACTAGTATATATGAAGAAAATTCGCATTTTATAAGACGTTCCCTCTACTCTAATTTTTGGGCCtctaaaaatgcaaaaaaaaaaaaaaaaaaaaaaaaataataatagaaaaaGTGAAAGAGTTGAACTTTTCAATTTAGTCCATGTTTTAGAAAATATAGTCAATTTGGTCCAGAACCGAGCTGTCTCATCTGAAAACAAAGCAAGTCTGTGTGGCCACACCTCTTCTCCGCCATGAACTAGAAGGCAGTTCTGCTCTAAATCTAAACCACCACGTTTCTAATcgcagtctctctctctctcttcaatccCAATCGCACCATTTCAACTCATCCTATATTGAGAAAATGGCCACCAAATTGCAGATATTTACAGGATTGACCATGGCTTCAACTCCCGCCTCTTCGTTCCAATCCccgccttcttcttcctcatcctccACCACCCTCTCCATGGTCAGGAGACCTCTCACGACGTCGTTTTTCAACGGCGGAGGTATGCGCCTCTTTCTCACTCCCCTGTGTTTTTGATTTCATTCAAGTTCGAAATAGTAGAATTGATTTTTCCGTTCTCTCTCCCTCAAAACTAtatcttgttttggaaattggGAGATTATTAGATTTCTGGAATTCAAATGTGTTCTACTCATAATGTGTCAGTTGCTATTTTAGCTGTCTTAGGGTTGGAATTCTCATGTTTGGAGGCTGAATGGTGTTTCAAATAGGTTAGATGTTATCGAAAATGTTCCGAAATGTTTTGATGTTAGTGCTAGAGTAGTTTTTGGTTGATTGATGAACAATCCTCACCCTTCTGCAATGCATCCAACTTCATTTGGAAGTCCAAGGTAACTAGTCAAGTACAAGTACTAGCTTTTGGATAAGTGCACATAGGGGCGTTAAGAATGTTCTGGTATCATTTGTAAAGTTGTTTAGTTGACACTTATTTCTACATTGCTTAGTTACACTCCTAGTGGCATTAGATTTTTTGAAGGGGCATGATCTGACTTGGGTCATTTTCGTTCTTGTGTTTCACTATTGGCTGAAGAGCAGTGTGCTGTGTTTGTTGAATTGATCAGAGTTCCGCCaaattgttgtgtttttggctgttttttttttttgggtggtcTGTTGGAACTTTTAAGGAGGCTGAGCAGAAGGTGAAAACTTTCTGCGAAAGAGTGAAACTTGGGATTTCTTTGTGAGTATCGATGAATGGGGAGTTTAGAGACATTCCGGTTTCTATAATGTGCGCTtagcttttttgttttgttttgtagttaTTAACAAGTGTTGTATTCCTGCTTTCTGCTTATTGTTGCTCTCTGTTTTTCTGTTTGGTAATGCCCCTAGGTAGTTTGTTATTGTTCTCAGCTCTGTCGTTTGGTGTTCATGTATTGGTTACATGTTTTAATGCATGTGGATGTAGGCTTGTTGGACACTCTGCTCTTTTGATTTCGAAAGGTCTTGGTTCCTTATAAAAAATCAGTACTTTAACTTGACTTATTTTCATATCTGTTTTTGTCTAAACCAATGGGTGTCAAATTTTGGGAACATATAATTCAAAAGCTAATTATTTTGGTTTGAAAGTTTGTATACGATGTAAGAAATCATTTTGGTAATGTCCCACCCTCCTAGACTCTAGTAGCAGTGGACTGTGAAGGATTTCAACAAATTTGTAATTTTCAGCCTCATTTATCTGGTTGCCACTCGACCCTAAACCCtactatctttttttttatttcttccagCATAGGCATGATGGCTTGTCAGAAGAAAGATTTAAAAAGATCTTTAGATAATCAAGGTCGTGTTCTCTGATTGTAGGAGCCTACTTTATGTGTAATATAGTGCCATTATTGTACTCTAGTGGGTGTACTATGTTTCTGGAAAAACAAGCATTACCTATGTTCCTGAAATAATTcactttgttttatttctttaattCAGAAAAAGTATAATAGTATGCTAGTTTTTGTCGCTGTTGTTTATTTACTTCATCTCTGTAGTATTATTTACTAGTAGAGTTAATGTTAAGAATATCAATTTAGTTGAGGAAATGCAAGGACAGTGTAAGCAATGAGATTTTTTCTCTATCTCGTTATCTTGTCAGGCTCTCATAATGTCAGATGTAATAATGACATGGAGCAGCCTGATATAGGCAAGAATAAACAAACATGCCATGTGATTGTTGGCTTATTTGATACTAAGATGCTATTGCTAGCAATAATACTGCTATGGAACATCTGAAAATTGAGTTACTTTATTAAGTTTGTTGTTACTCTCACATCAACTTTATAATTGGATTTTTGTGTTTGTGTGTTATCATTAAGGGcctttcatttttccctaaatcTCTGTTTATTATGTCCATGTAAGATACATGAATTGCATATTTTAACTTAGAGATGTTGACATTATTACACATACATAGAATGAAAAGGTGAGAACATAAAAGGATAATTACATTTGATTGATTGGAGCGGTCAGTGCTGTATATGGATTAATGATATGGTTAAGAATTTCATCTTACACTACCTGTTTTGAAGTTTTGAATAGCTTTGCACTCTAGTTTTTTAGGTGTTGATGATGTTCTAGTCCCAGTTGAACGTAAATTCTGGTCATAACTTGACATATCAAAATAATAGTTGATTCGTTGTGAGCTATGGAAATTGTGTAAACACCACCTACAAGTAGGTATTATCTCCCGTCTTACATTTACTTTTCTTTCAGTGGGAGCTCTAAAAGTTGAAGTCATTAGGGTTGCTCCTTCCAATAAGCGACATCATTCAAGACAACGTGGAGGTGCTCTCGGTACCCGTATGAACCTTTTTGACCGGTTTTCTAGAGTTATCAAGGTGACATTGATAGCTTAACCTGTATCCGCATAATAATAACAATGTGACGTTCTTATTATACCTAGTACCTTCCTTACACAAGTTTTACTGATTGCAGTCGTATGCAAATGCAATCATAAGTTCCTTTGAAGATCCTGAGAAAATCTTGGAGCAAGCAGTTCTTGAAATGAATGATGACTTGACAAAGATGCGTCAGGCCACAGCACAGGTAATGctattttcccaaatttttgaATCAATTCTTTGCATTTTTAGTACAAGTATTTGGGAGTTTCGCGCAATTTCCTTGTGTTTTTTACTCTTATATGTTCTAGAATTTACTCATATTCATTGTAGATTTCCCATCTTCAGTTGCGTCAGTTAtctctttttactttttatcttCCATCTGTTATCTTTTTATATTAGTTCAtctcttttacttctttcttGTATGTTATTAGTTCATCtctttcttttacttctttctttttatgttatttttttatcttcCATCAATTCATGAGAGGTTATTGTAGTGAACTTCAGGTATTTTATAAATGTCTATGCATTTCTTTACTGATATGGTTTatatactttttgtttattttgaatTGATCATAGTTATCTTTGTTTTCCTTATGAAGGTATTGGCTTCTCAAAAACGATTGGAAAATAAGTACAAAGCTGCGCAACAAGCGTCTGAGGACTGGTAATGTAGATGGGATGGTTGTCTAATGTTACTAGTATTGTCAAGTGATTTGTAAATTCACGGTCTTTCTTTGATATAGGTATCGAAAAGCACAATTAGCTCTTCAGAAAGGAGAGGAGGATCTTGCACGTGAAGCTCTGAAGAGGCGTAAATCTTTTGCGGCAAGTCTAATCAGTAGTAGAAGTTTTCTATGTGTTTAGATGTTTCTCACTTActttttgtttcatgtttttaattttgagaactttCTGCTTTTCAGCCATTGTACTGAGCAAATACATGATTTGAAGTATTTAGCTCAAGTTGACAACTAAAAGAGTTGGAACCCTATATATGAATCATCATGAATCCAATGTTTCCTTTCGCCTCAGACTACTTGCCTCACCTTCAGGCTGCAAAGGGTTATACAAAATAATTTATATTTCTTTATTTGTATTTCAGGATAATGCTAATTCTTTGAGAACGCAACTTGATCAACAAAAAGGTGTTGTTGATAATCTTGTGTCTAATACAAAGGTAAGCTAATTTCTATTTTATCATTGAATTCTTTTGTTACCAGATTTATATTTATCATTGAAATTGTTTGTGTTACTCATGTTTTATGAAAGATAGAATTGCTGACTGGCATCTGCATTTCCAGTCTTTTTGCATGTTATGACTATAAAGCTTAGCATCTGATGGCATGCCTATTGTGTAAGCCCCCTTTAGgatctttgtgttttacttaagcaaaatcagaaaatagatgaactgaaaacagaaacaacacagcagattttagagtggttcagccaaaactttagcctacgtccacttcgtgatctctcttaagagattcactagcactatgaagaatttaggtgtttacaagtacttattgcagatccctcaaacccctcagactagttcttatctctctatcaccttgactctcagttttctgcactttctgtcttaattccagaaaactgactgcagcccctatttatagggcatagaggctgctgatacaatttgggattaggattcctaaccctaatagactaagcttttaatacaaatcctaatagaacttgaaagactaactttcctagaacttatagaaaagctgcgcgcaaacctctttcctttctagacttggatttgaattctgcatcctaattttcagattgtatcaatgagccaaaaacacaacaatgCCAGAGAGTCAAGTTTCTTGTTTGAAGCTTGCAAATCAAATTTGCTGTATGGCTTACGAAAAGTAGCAAGTTTACTATCTACTTTTGGCCAAAAGGAAGTGCTAGTTATTATGTGTTTAAGAGACTGATGAATTATAGATtgagagaaaaccaaaaaaagatTAGATAAAGATTTTCCTATAAAAGATGAAGGATGAAGAGAGAAGctttttgattaaagaaaaggtTAAGAAGTATATTTGATCCTGTGATTATCTTATCAGGTTTTATCTGTTACTACTTAGGAATGACAAAGTTTTATAATTAGGAGAAAATAAGCAAGTGTTCTCTTTCTTATGTTCATAGA
Coding sequences:
- the LOC121049821 gene encoding protein DA1-related 1-like, with the translated sequence MPLIQNVREFYRSLNLVVDETIPFLLVDKDMMLKFIPGRETIGTIWNKDSSLRACTTINKCSTREGIIKVEKHTERLTRRCNLLTLRRKSSVKALIILFGSPGVRMGETMAHEMMHAWFYLQGCRGKLERSVEEGICSLMGYMWMEWFCTSGVDSFYKTSVQVQYTKDLKDYTAHCMELNQDKIYGQGFRDAIKAVSKFGFNYTVDYIVKNKCLPCEMDPAPLQCRGCAVM
- the LOC112169020 gene encoding membrane-associated 30 kDa protein, chloroplastic, translated to MATKLQIFTGLTMASTPASSFQSPPSSSSSSTTLSMVRRPLTTSFFNGGVGALKVEVIRVAPSNKRHHSRQRGGALGTRMNLFDRFSRVIKSYANAIISSFEDPEKILEQAVLEMNDDLTKMRQATAQVLASQKRLENKYKAAQQASEDWYRKAQLALQKGEEDLAREALKRRKSFADNANSLRTQLDQQKGVVDNLVSNTKLLESKIQEARSKKDTLKARAQSAKTATKVSEMVGNVNTSSALSAFDKMEEKVLAMESQAEALGQLTTDDLEGKFAMLESSSVDDDLASLKKELSGSSKKGDLPPGRTVTPSSNKAYPFKDSEIEMELNELRRKAQDF